One segment of Colias croceus chromosome 15, ilColCroc2.1 DNA contains the following:
- the LOC123697965 gene encoding neuropeptide receptor 22 — protein MYSDRGIDVGIPAFLINWTDEFVDIDTSRYPFPNTLWYVKPAKEIILKSSAMLIIGVIGIFLNSIILIILVKNRWLWTASNFLIGNMALVDMLTLLFCPWFMLVRDFYQNFVLKNFGCRFEGFLQATLLLASVGAVMLVCYDRLAAAALTSEARVTKAFAPKLIIITWVVSMAISLPWILRRKYMERQWIDFLEMYCVEDRNFLEIYWHFILLLLVWLPLGVMVITYGGIIWRLEWSARELSSRGGGQIVSKARGKAMRVTAMVLLASTICRVPYTVLVYWRNNLSKEINAVQGGYEIMWFLASYLMYLNCAINPLIYGFTNVRFRHAMDRTPGLACFRFGSWCCICTVVARDSKDLDVKNVERIYVIQETPVPNKRFRHAFKNFLHIHKQTLELSVLRVDEVTTKPTKVTPLKMEHCIEV, from the exons ATGTATAGCGACAGAGGTATAGATGTAGGTATACCGGCGTTTCTGATCAATTGGACTGATGAATTTGTTGAC ATAGACACATCCCGATACCCCTTCCCGAACACACTATGGTACGTGAAACCAGCCAAGGAGATAATCCTGAAATCCTCAGCGATGCTCATCATCGGCGTCATTGGGATATTCCTCAACTCCATCATCCTGATCATCCTGGTGAAGAACAGGTGGCTCTGGACAGCCAGCAACTTCCTGATAGGAAACATGGCCTTGGTGGATATGCTGACATTGCTCTTCTGCCCATGGTTCATGCTGGTTAGGGATTTCTACCAGAATTTCGTTTTGAAAAACTTCGGCTGCCGCTTCGAAGGGTTTTTACAag CAACACTTCTGCTAGCCAGCGTAGGTGCAGTAATGCTTGTGTGTTACGACCGTCTGGCTGCAGCCGCGCTGACTTCTGAAGCCAGAGTCACCAAAGCATTTGCTCCCAAGTTGATCATTATAACCTGGGTCGTGTCTATGGCCATATCATTACCCTGGATTTTGAGAAGGAAGTACATG GAACGTCAGTGGATTGATTTTTTGGAAATGTATTGCGTTGAAGATAGAAATTTCTTAGAAATTTATTGGCATTTTATTTTGCTGTTGTTGGTGTGGCTTCCACTCGGAGTAATGGTTATCACA tATGGAGGTATAATCTGGCGTTTAGAGTGGAGTGCCCGGGAGCTGTCCTCTCGCGGAGGAGGTCAGATAGTTTCTAAGGCAAGGGGAAAGGCTATGCGCGTTACTGCTATGGTTCTACTGGCCTCTACGATATGCAGAGTGCCGTATACTGTGCTCGTTTATTGGAGGAATAATTTATCAAAGGAGATTAATGCg gtGCAAGGTGGCTATGAAATCATGTGGTTCCTAGCAAGCTATCTGATGTATCTAAACTGTGCTATCAATCCTTTGATCTACGGCTTCACTAATGTCAGATTTAGGCACGCTATGGACAGAACCCCAGGTCTTGCCTGCTTTAGGTTTGGCTCCTGGTGTTGTATCTGCACTGTA gtCGCCAGAGACTCCAAAGACTTAGATGTAAAAAACGTTGAACGAATCTACGTTATACAAGAAACACCTGTGCCGAATAAGAGATTTAGACACGCATTTAAAAACTTCCTGCACATTCATAAGCAAACATTGGAACTAAGCGTTCTCAGAGTAGATGAAGTAACGACAAAGCCTACGAAAGTAACTCCTTTGAAAATGGAGCATTGTATCGAAGTAtag